Proteins encoded within one genomic window of Paenarthrobacter sp. JL.01a:
- a CDS encoding demethylmenaquinone methyltransferase codes for MNRASLEKRPDEVATMFDDVAPKYDVVNDVLSMGQTRRWRRIVVDAMDVKKGQKVLDLAAGTGTSSEPYADAGVDVVACDFSLGMLKVGKRRRPDIDFIAGDATNLPFADNSFDASTISFGLRNVVEPRKALEEMLRVTKPGGRLVIAEFSHPVVPLWRNLYTEYLMRALPAIATKVSSNPDAYVYLAESIRAWPDQDHLAQWLADAGWTDITYRNLSGGIVAVHRAQKPAEHRESVPVAKLRRQIKPRRTGAQSG; via the coding sequence GTGAACCGAGCATCCTTGGAAAAGCGTCCGGACGAAGTTGCGACGATGTTTGATGATGTCGCCCCAAAATACGACGTCGTCAATGACGTCCTGTCCATGGGACAGACCCGGCGTTGGCGCCGGATCGTCGTGGACGCCATGGATGTAAAGAAGGGCCAGAAAGTCCTGGACCTCGCCGCCGGAACGGGAACGTCCAGCGAGCCCTACGCCGACGCGGGCGTTGATGTTGTGGCCTGCGACTTCTCCCTGGGCATGCTCAAAGTGGGCAAGCGCCGCCGCCCCGACATCGATTTCATCGCAGGGGATGCCACCAACCTGCCGTTCGCGGACAACAGCTTTGATGCCTCCACCATCTCCTTCGGCCTGCGCAACGTCGTGGAACCCCGCAAGGCCCTCGAGGAAATGCTGCGCGTGACCAAGCCCGGCGGCCGGCTGGTCATCGCCGAGTTCTCCCACCCCGTGGTTCCCCTGTGGCGCAACCTGTACACCGAGTACCTGATGCGCGCCCTCCCGGCCATCGCCACCAAGGTCTCCTCCAACCCGGACGCCTACGTGTACCTCGCCGAGTCCATCCGCGCGTGGCCGGACCAGGACCACCTGGCACAGTGGCTGGCCGACGCCGGATGGACGGACATCACCTACCGCAACCTCAGCGGTGGGATTGTTGCCGTGCACCGCGCGCAGAAGCCCGCTGAGCACCGCGAAAGTGTTCCCGTGGCCAAGTTGCGCCGCCAGATCAAACCGCGCCGAACAGGCGCCCAGTCCGGCTAA
- a CDS encoding isochorismate synthase MenF encodes MTSTLRTLTVPLDVGSSPGGLPSFLVRDDVLCWSRREAGLVGYGELSRFNATGPERFLEADIWWRHLILEAEITDHVELPGTGPVAFGSFAFSKTSPHVSRLILPELVIGIRDGRAWATQLTFDGDPLTEAGVLASVDRWLAGTNGDEPAQGGSDVGPSPEAVAEDGYLSHGSLSEANWMKAVADGVEEIRAGKLEKLVLARDVVATLPAGVNAAEVLRQLAARYRECWTYGVDGLVGATPEMLIQVEGRTAQARVLAGTLDRRDADGMDGSPMEYAERVLAGSDKQRHEHEIAIDSLTRQLAPFSEAMNSHSEPFILELPNVWHLASDVKAELADIEGHVPTCLALINALHPTAAVCGTPTLVAGALIRKLEHLDRGPYAGPVGWLDAAGNGEWGIALRGAVIEDANTVRLYAGCGIVEGSQPEAELAETWAKFRPMLEALGIKR; translated from the coding sequence ATGACGAGCACGCTCCGCACCTTGACAGTCCCCCTCGATGTTGGATCATCCCCCGGGGGGCTGCCGTCGTTTCTGGTGCGGGACGACGTTCTTTGCTGGTCGCGGCGCGAAGCCGGCCTGGTGGGCTATGGCGAGCTGAGCCGCTTCAATGCCACCGGCCCCGAGCGTTTCCTCGAGGCCGATATCTGGTGGCGGCACCTCATTCTTGAGGCGGAAATCACTGATCATGTGGAACTCCCGGGCACCGGTCCCGTCGCATTTGGCTCCTTCGCTTTCTCCAAGACGTCCCCGCACGTCTCCCGCCTGATCCTCCCGGAATTGGTCATCGGCATCCGCGACGGCCGCGCCTGGGCCACTCAATTGACGTTCGACGGCGACCCCCTCACCGAGGCGGGCGTCCTCGCCAGCGTGGACCGCTGGCTCGCCGGCACCAACGGTGACGAACCCGCCCAGGGAGGGTCCGACGTCGGGCCGTCACCTGAGGCTGTTGCCGAAGACGGCTACCTCAGCCACGGCTCGCTCAGCGAAGCCAACTGGATGAAGGCGGTGGCCGATGGCGTCGAGGAGATCCGCGCGGGCAAGCTGGAAAAACTGGTGTTGGCGCGCGACGTCGTTGCCACCCTGCCGGCCGGCGTCAACGCGGCGGAGGTTCTTCGCCAGCTGGCCGCGAGGTACCGGGAATGCTGGACGTACGGCGTTGACGGCCTGGTTGGCGCGACGCCCGAAATGCTGATCCAGGTGGAGGGCCGTACCGCGCAGGCCCGGGTCCTGGCGGGAACCCTGGACCGCCGGGATGCCGATGGCATGGACGGCTCCCCCATGGAATACGCCGAGCGGGTTTTGGCCGGTTCGGACAAGCAGCGTCACGAGCATGAGATCGCCATTGATTCGTTGACCCGCCAGCTGGCCCCTTTCTCCGAGGCGATGAACTCCCACAGCGAGCCGTTCATTCTTGAATTGCCCAATGTGTGGCACCTGGCCTCGGATGTGAAGGCCGAGCTGGCCGATATTGAGGGTCACGTGCCCACGTGCCTGGCGCTCATCAACGCCCTGCACCCCACGGCCGCTGTCTGCGGAACCCCCACCCTGGTGGCGGGTGCCCTGATCCGGAAACTCGAGCACCTCGACCGCGGACCCTACGCCGGTCCCGTGGGGTGGCTCGATGCCGCCGGCAACGGAGAGTGGGGCATAGCGCTGCGCGGAGCGGTCATCGAAGATGCCAACACCGTGCGACTCTACGCCGGTTGCGGCATCGTGGAGGGCTCGCAGCCGGAGGCGGAACTGGCGGAGACCTGGGCCAAGTTCCGGCCGATGCTGGAGGCTTTGGGAATCAAGCGCTGA